Proteins encoded within one genomic window of Bemisia tabaci chromosome 2, PGI_BMITA_v3:
- the LOC109038541 gene encoding uncharacterized protein produces MLWYLHQIPAVPLLPHGPSAQLLYFTNCNTRNVNIANQESITHIHNPHTHTLIKLAKSNTLAGDEAKRKRRKAATTTPDNSTTSSDQNRKKTLNKKMSTNSDTSSIVSHEEAPSNNRIPQVIRKSDKQPSHVKEIFRLEPEKGDRICELTCQRDALIKEITDIKNENSTLSNSNLKMRKEIEYLNKEIVKLKSDLRSKECVEELHCQRDALIKEITDIKKANNSLSNTNLILSNKSESLNENVVKLNKMLNDKSKEIESQLAEIKLSNIKIQKLIRDNKKLTDQLLSHENTDDILLSKTNTNIRPKNNPDSLSAEILREKLNHSFIPDALPNSTKRNLLLLSASHGRGLSFIFKDILGSNSNFNIISIFKPNAMIEHVIENLEDLTKNFTEEDIVVIIGGSNNFNSHSRWNVNRCYQKLNDIIERVKKPKIFIREVLPRYDLPPNMYNQFCQFGGALNNMFSRIASNTNNVQTLPNKVVNRVHFTNHGFHLNRWGKKLFVNAIMTSLIYYHDI; encoded by the coding sequence ATGTTGTGGTACCTACATCAAATTCCAGCCGTTCCCTTGTTGCCACACGGACCATCGGCTCAGTTACTGTATTTCACCAACTGCAACACCCGAAATGTCAACATCGCAAACCAAGAAAGCATCACACACATCCACAATCCACATACCCATACCCTGATAAAACTGGCTAAGAGTAACACACTAGCAGGTGATGAGGCgaagagaaaaaggagaaaagcgGCAACAACAACACCTGATAACTCAACGACCTCTAGCGACCAGAATAGGAAGAAAACCCTAAACaagaaaatgtcaacaaatTCCGACACATCATCTATCGTCAGTCACGAGGAAGCTCCTTCAAACAACAGGATACCACAGGTGATACGGAAATCGGATAAACAACCTTCACACGTAAAGGAAATTTTCCGATTGGAACCGGAGAAAGGTGACCGCATATGTGAACTAACATGTCAACGTGACGCATTGATCAAAGAAATTACCgacatcaaaaatgaaaatagtacTCTGTCaaattcaaacttaaaaatgaggaaagagATTGAGTATTTAAACAAAGAAATTGTAAAGTTAAAAAGCGATTTGAGAAGTAAAGAATGTGTTGAAGAGCTTCATTGTCAACGTGATGCCCTAATCAAAGAAATAACCGATATAAAAAAAGCAAACAATTCTCTGTCAaacacaaatttaattttaagcaaTAAGTCCGAatctttaaatgaaaatgttgtaaaactgaataaaatgtTAAATGATAAATCAAAAGAGATCGAATCCCAATTAGCTGAAATAAAGTTAAGTAAtataaaaatccaaaaactaATTAGGGACAATAAGAAACTAACTGATCAGCTATTGTCACATGAAAACACTGATGACATCCTACTATCAAAAACTAATACCAATATAAGGCCAAAAAATAATCCTGACAGTTTATcagctgaaattttgagggaGAAGTTAAATCACTCTTTTATTCCAGATGCCCTACCAAATAGTACTAAAAGAAACTTATTATTACTCAGTGCTTCACATGGTCGAGGtttatcttttattttcaaagatattttaGGTAGTAATAGCAATTTTAATATAATATCTATTTTCAAACCAAATGCAATGATCGAACATGTAATTGAAAATCTAGAAgatctaactaaaaatttcactgaggaAGATATTGTAGTTATCATTGGTGGTTCTAACAACTTTAATTCTCACAGCAGATGGAATGTCAATCGGTGCtatcaaaaattgaatgacaTAATTGAGCGtgttaaaaaaccaaaaatttttattCGTGAAGTACTACCTAGATACGACCTACCACCAAACATGTATAATCAATTTTGTCAATTCGGAGGTGCTTTGAACAATATGTTTTCGAGGATAGCCTCAAATACTAATAATGTTCAAACACTTCCGAACAAAGTAGTTAACAGAGTCCATTTTACTAACCATGGATTTCACCTAAATAGATGGGGGAAAAAGTTGTTCGTAAATGCAATCATGACATCTCTTATCTATTATCATGATATCTAA